Proteins from one Microtus pennsylvanicus isolate mMicPen1 chromosome 7, mMicPen1.hap1, whole genome shotgun sequence genomic window:
- the Atf6b gene encoding cyclic AMP-dependent transcription factor ATF-6 beta: MVGGGGKMAELMLLSEIADPTRFFTDNLLSPEDWDSTLYSGLDEVAEEQTQLFRCLEQDVPFDSSSLDVGMDVSPPEPPWDPLPIFPDLQVKSEPSSPCSSSSLSSESSRLSTEPSGQLSQVPGVGEVLNVKTESLAPPLCLLGDDPASPSETVQITVGSASDDPSDIQTKVEPTSPPSSVNSEASLLSADSPSQAFIGEEVLEVKTESPSPPGCLLWDVPAPSLGAVQISMGPSPDSSSGKAPATRKPPLQPKPVVLTTVQVPPRAGPPGTAVVLQPSVSPVVLIQGAIRVQPEGPAPAAPRSERKSIVPAPMPGNSCPPEVDAKLLKRQQRMIKNRESACQSRRKKKEYLQGLEARLQAVLADNQQLRRENAALRRRLEALLAENSELKLGSGNRKAVCIMVFLLFIAFSFGPVSISEPPPAPMPPRMSREEPRLQRHLLEFSEQGLANGVEPLQDTAEGSEERQPSPAGRPSFRNLTAFPGGAKELLLRDLDQLFLASDCRHFNRTESLRLADELSGWVQRHQRGRRKIPQRVQERQKSQLRRRSPPVKPVPTQPPGPPERDPVGQLQLYRHPGRSQPEFLDAIDRREDTFYVVSFRRDHLLLPAISHNKTSRPKMSLVMPAMAPNETVSGRSPPGDYEEMMQIECEVMDTRVIHIKTSTVPPSLRKQPSPTPGNTTGGPLPASAASQASHQPLYLNHP; encoded by the exons atggtggggggtggggggaagatggCGGAGCTGATGCTCCTCAGCGAGATCGCCGACCCGACGCGCTTCTTCACCGACAACCTGCTGAGCCCAGAGGACTGGG ACAGCACCTTGTACAGCGGCCTGGATGAAGTGGCCGAGGAGCAGACACAGTTATTCCGCTGCCTGGAGCAGGATGTCCCG TTCGACAGCAGCTCTCTGGATGTGGGGATGGATGTCAGCCCCCCTGAGCCCCCCTGGGACCCTCTACCTATCTTCCCAG atcttcaggtgAAGTCTGAGCCGTCCTCTCCCTGCtcgtcctcctccctcagctcaGAGTCTTCGCGTCTTTCTACGGAGCCCTCCGGCCAG CTCTCACAGGTTCCTGGAGTAGGGGAGGTGTTGAACGTGAAGACGGAGTCCTTAGCACCCCCACTCTGCCTGCTGGGGGATGATCCAGCATCCCCGTCTGAAACAGTCCAGATCACTGTGGGTTCTGCCTCCGATGACCCCTCAG ATATCCAGACCAAGGTAGAACCCACCTCTCCACCTTCTTCTGTCAACTCCGAGGCCTCCCTGCTCTCCGCAGACTCTCCCAGCCAG GCTTTTATAGGAGAGGAGGTTCTGGAAGTGAAGACAGAGTCCCCATCACCTCCCGGGTGCCTCCTGTGGGATGTCCCCGCCCCTTCGCTTGGAGCTGTGCAGATCAGCATGGGTCCATCCCCTGATAGTTCCTCAG GGAAAGCTCCAGCCACTCGGAAGCCTCCACTGCAGCCCAAACCTGTGGTGCTAACCACAGTTCAGGTGCCCCCCCGAGCTGGGCCTCCCGGCACTGCTGTCGTTCTGCAGCCCTCAG TGTCCCCAGTCGTCCTCATCCAAGGTGCTATTCGCGTCCAGCCTGAAGGGCCAGCCCCCGCAGCCCCACGCTCCGAGAGGAAGAGTATTGTTCCAGCTCCTATGCCCGGGAACTCCTGCCCACCCGAAGTGGAT GCAAAGCTGCTGAAGCGGCAGCAGCGAATGATCAAGAACAGAGAGTCGGCCTGCCAGTCCCGCCGGAAGAAGAAGGAGTATCTGCAGGGGCTGGAGGCCAGGCTGCAGGCTGTGCTGGCAGACAACCAGCAGCTGCGCAGGGAGAATGCTGCCCTCCGGCGGCGGCTGGAGGCCCTGCTGGCAGAG AACAGTGAGCTCAAGCTGGGGTCTGGGAACAGGAAAGCTGTCTGTATCATGGTCTTCCTTCTCTTCATCGCCTTCAGCTTTGGACCCGTGAG cATCAGTGAGCCACCTCCAGCTCCCATGCCTCCTCGGATGAGCAGGGAGGAACCTCGCCTCCAGAGACACCTGCTGGAGTTCTCCGAACAAGGGCTGGCTAATGGTGTTGAACCCCTCCAGGACACTGCCGAGGGCTCCGAGGAACGGCAGCCCAGCCCTGCAGGCAGGCCCAGCTTCAG aAATCTGACGGCCTTCCCTGGCGGGGCCAAGGAGCTACTACTGAGAGACCTGGACCAGCTCTTCCTTGCCTCTGACTGCCGCCACTTCAACCGGACCGAGTCCCTGAG GCTTGCTGATGAGCTGAGCGGCTGGGTCCAACGTCACCAGAGAGGCCGACGGAAGATACCTCAGAGGGTCCAGGAGAGACAG AAGTCTCAGCTACGGAGGAGGTCACCTCCAGTGAAACCAGTCCCCACCCAACCTCCCGGACCTCCTGAGAG GGACCCTGTGGGCCAGCTGCAGCTGTACCGCCATCCAGGCCGCTCTCAGCCTGAGTTTCTAGATGCAATCGACCGGCGGGAGGACACCTTCTATGTTGTCTCCTTCCGAAGG GACCACCTGCTGCTTCCAGCCATCAGCCACAATAAGACATCCAGGCCCAAGATGTCCCTGGTGATGCCAGCCATGGCTCCCAATG AGACTGTTTCAGGCCGGAGCCCCCCAGGGGACTATGAGGAGATGATGCAGATCGAGTGTGAGGTCATGGACACCAGGGTGATTCACATCAAGACCTCCACGGTGCCCCCCTCACTCCGAAAGCAGCCGTCCCCAACCCCAGGCAATACCACAGGTGGCCCTTTACCAGCTTCTGCAGCCAGTCAGGCCTCCCACCAGCCCCTCTACCTCAACCACCCCTGA
- the Fkbpl gene encoding FK506-binding protein-like, translating to METSPVSPMKEKDTAQPQQREENAQRNLGAASQFRQQFPGPTPETLDLGVKPDPASGTVENPPKIENPMAAFEGDADKCHVSTNAMAERLQASDLWYCPDGSFVKKIIVPGHGLDKPKLGSQCRVLALGFPFGSGMPEGWAELTIGIGRWREKTWGELTEKCLESMCQGEEAEIRLPGCSAPLVKLRLDSFTKGRDSWELDAVEKKALAKEEQARGTELFRAGNPQGAARCYGRALRLLLTLPPPGPPEQTILYSNLAACQLLLGQPQLAAQSCDRVLEREPGHLKALYRRGVAQAALGNLEKATADLKKVLAADPQNRAAQEELGRVVIQGKKQDAGLARGLRKMFS from the coding sequence ATGGAGACATCACCTGTCAGCCCAATGAAAGAGAAGGACACCGCTCAACCGCAGCAGCGGGAAGAGAACGCCCAGAGAAACCTAGGTGCAGCCAGCCAGTTTAGGCAGCAGTTCCCGGGCCCCACCCCTGAAACCCTGGATCTGGGAGTGAAACCCGATCCTGCCAGTGGAACTGTGGAGAACCCTCCAAAGATTGAAAATCCGATGGCTGCATTTGAAGGCGACGCTGATAAATGTCATGTCTCCACCAATGCAATGGCAGAACGTCTTCAGGCTTCTGATCTCTGGTACTGCCCTGATGGGAGTTTTGTAAAGAAGATCATAGTCCCTGGCCATGGCTTAGACAAACCCAAATTAGGCTCCCAGTGCCGCGTGTTGGCTTTGGGGTttccttttgggtctgggatgCCAGAAGGCTGGGCAGAACTAACCATAGGCATTGGGCGATGGAGGGAAAAGACTTGGGGGGAACTCACAGAAAAATGCCTGGAGTCCATGTGTCAAGGTGAGGAAGCGGAGATTCGTCTTCCTGGATGCTCAGCACCCCTTGTCAAGCTCAGACTGGATTCCTTCACTAAGGGTCGGGATTCCTGGGAGTTGGATGCTGTGGAGAAGAAGGCCCTGGCCAAGGAAGAGCAGGCAAGGGGTACAGAACTGTTTCGAGCTGGAAACCCTCAAGGGGCTGCCCGATGCTACGGTCGGGCTCTCCGACTGCTGCTGACCTTACCCCCACCCGGACCCCCAGAGCAAACGATCCTTTATTCCAATCTGGCTGCCTGTCAGTTGCTGTTAGGGCAGCCCCAGTTGGCGGCCCAGAGCTGTGACCGAGTGCTGGAGCGGGAGCCGGGCCATTTAAAAGCCTTATACCGAAGAGGGGTGGCTCAGGCTGCCCTTGGGAACTTGGAGAAAGCAACCGCTGATCTCAAGAAAGTGCTAGCGGCAGACCCCCAAAACCGTGCAGCCCAGGAGGAACTGGGGAGAGTGGTCATTCAGGGAAAGAAACAGGACGCAGGGCTGGCACGGGGTCTGCGCAAGATGTTCAGCTGA